The Diaphorobacter ruginosibacter genome contains a region encoding:
- a CDS encoding helix-turn-helix domain-containing protein codes for MLDASPAPITPRQPPGEAIRALRKRLGLTLGEVSKRTGMSVSTLSKLEKGHASLSYEKLHLIARGLNVDMSQVIAPAGNHSASAASPHTRATGRRTIQRSGEGLPLGNPNYGTTYLATELLNKRLIPMITTIQARSIEEFLKEFGDFVRHPGEEFSYVIEGQVEFHTELYAPVVLNAGDSIYFDGNMGHAYLAVGDVPSRLLTVCESAGSDHPGKADAHEARPSAD; via the coding sequence ATGCTTGACGCGTCACCAGCCCCCATCACCCCTCGCCAACCTCCGGGAGAGGCGATTCGCGCCCTGCGCAAACGCCTCGGACTCACCTTGGGCGAGGTCAGCAAGCGGACGGGGATGAGCGTGTCCACGCTGTCCAAGCTCGAAAAGGGCCATGCGTCGCTTTCCTACGAGAAGCTGCACCTGATTGCGCGTGGCCTGAATGTGGACATGTCGCAGGTCATCGCCCCGGCGGGCAATCATTCGGCAAGTGCCGCATCTCCCCACACCCGCGCAACCGGGCGCCGCACCATCCAGCGCAGCGGCGAGGGGCTGCCGCTGGGCAATCCCAACTACGGGACGACGTATCTGGCCACCGAGCTGCTGAACAAGCGGCTCATTCCCATGATCACCACCATCCAGGCGCGAAGCATCGAGGAATTCCTCAAGGAGTTCGGCGATTTCGTCCGTCACCCCGGTGAAGAATTCAGCTACGTGATCGAGGGCCAGGTGGAATTCCATACCGAGCTCTATGCCCCGGTGGTGCTCAATGCAGGCGACTCGATCTACTTCGATGGAAACATGGGCCATGCCTACCTCGCCGTGGGCGACGTGCCCAGCCGGCTGCTGACGGTCTGCGAGTCCGCTGGCTCGGATCATCCGGGCAAGGCGGATGCACACGAAGCGCGCCCGAGCGCGGACTGA